Proteins co-encoded in one Mycobacteriales bacterium genomic window:
- a CDS encoding methyltransferase domain-containing protein, whose protein sequence is MTAGSQGIGIERAGEDAGLDRYYDSMFRDREAIFPQALELDFWRDHFVMQACRSSEVLHGRVVDLGCGTGEVDVLMVEELPAVASVTGLDISDHGLSYARRHRDQLPADARARVHFHKADITATGLPAGSADAVLLSHTLEHLWNPAPVLREIGRLLTADGLALVVVPEGRHHDDPDHKRHLGLDGYRGLLGRYGEVHRTWASEEGDQLAFVVRPRPRARMVAVLRFRDEQAHAQDLLDHLADVVDAAVVLDDRSGDATPEICAAHPLVTTVLHNRNEPADEVRDKNRLLDAALADGAEWVLALDADERIEPGGEQLLRAMVDSAPPWVDCLSLDCLHLWDSMLQARFDGAYGRDIRHPRLFRTEAVRELGARFASAGHDAGLHCGSVPAELVARAVPTPVRFLHLGYLDEHVRLRKSAFYAQHDPEFFRSGSYEHILTAAQLLLPVTDRRDLLRGTRWSWEDEAGPTRSDAPAAQDGLVLVDGALPEAQRRAVHQTRSGYRVQVGGAASVWADLWVTTLEEARDVLGPDVRSLGFGHDDRREEAGSVPDEEALRAALAAATAWRAEFERSRAGRLLGRWRSWRDRSTRWRRRTASR, encoded by the coding sequence ATGACCGCGGGGAGCCAGGGCATCGGCATCGAACGGGCCGGCGAGGACGCCGGCTTGGACCGCTACTACGACAGCATGTTCCGCGACCGCGAGGCGATCTTCCCTCAGGCGCTGGAGCTGGACTTCTGGCGGGACCACTTCGTGATGCAGGCCTGTCGTTCCAGTGAGGTGCTGCACGGCCGGGTGGTCGACCTGGGCTGCGGTACCGGTGAGGTCGACGTCCTGATGGTCGAGGAGCTGCCCGCCGTCGCCTCGGTGACAGGGCTCGACATCAGCGACCATGGCCTGTCGTACGCCCGTCGCCACCGCGACCAGCTGCCCGCCGACGCCCGGGCACGAGTGCACTTCCACAAGGCCGACATCACCGCGACCGGACTTCCAGCCGGATCCGCGGACGCAGTGCTGCTCTCCCACACCCTGGAGCACCTGTGGAACCCCGCTCCCGTGCTCCGGGAGATCGGGCGGCTGCTGACGGCCGACGGGCTGGCGCTCGTCGTGGTGCCCGAGGGCCGGCACCACGATGACCCGGACCACAAGCGCCACCTCGGCCTCGACGGGTACCGCGGCCTGCTGGGTCGCTATGGGGAGGTGCACCGCACGTGGGCCAGCGAGGAGGGCGACCAGCTTGCCTTCGTCGTCCGCCCGCGCCCCCGGGCCCGGATGGTCGCCGTGCTGCGGTTCCGGGACGAACAGGCCCACGCGCAGGACCTCCTGGACCACCTCGCTGACGTGGTCGACGCCGCGGTGGTGCTCGACGACCGGTCCGGCGACGCGACGCCGGAGATCTGCGCTGCCCACCCGCTCGTCACCACGGTCCTGCACAACCGCAACGAGCCAGCCGACGAGGTGAGGGACAAGAACCGGTTGCTGGACGCGGCCTTGGCCGATGGGGCGGAGTGGGTGCTCGCCCTCGACGCCGACGAGCGGATCGAGCCCGGTGGCGAGCAGCTGCTGCGGGCGATGGTCGACAGCGCACCCCCCTGGGTGGACTGCCTGTCGCTGGACTGCCTGCACCTGTGGGACTCGATGCTGCAGGCAAGGTTCGACGGAGCCTACGGCCGCGACATCCGGCACCCCCGGCTGTTCCGGACCGAGGCCGTGCGTGAGCTGGGCGCCAGGTTCGCGAGCGCCGGCCACGACGCCGGACTGCATTGCGGCAGCGTCCCGGCCGAACTCGTCGCGCGCGCCGTCCCCACTCCGGTCCGCTTCCTGCACCTGGGCTACCTCGATGAGCACGTACGTCTCCGCAAGTCCGCCTTCTACGCTCAGCACGACCCGGAGTTCTTCCGATCCGGCAGCTACGAGCACATCCTGACGGCGGCGCAACTGCTGCTCCCCGTCACCGATCGCCGCGACCTACTGAGGGGCACGCGGTGGTCCTGGGAGGACGAGGCGGGACCTACGCGGTCCGACGCCCCGGCGGCGCAGGACGGGCTGGTGCTGGTCGACGGGGCGCTCCCCGAGGCGCAGCGCCGGGCGGTTCATCAGACCCGTTCCGGCTACCGGGTGCAGGTCGGGGGGGCGGCCAGCGTCTGGGCCGACCTGTGGGTCACCACGTTGGAGGAGGCCCGAGACGTACTGGGCCCGGACGTCCGCTCGCTGGGCTTCGGCCACGACGACCGCCGCGAGGAGGCCGGGTCCGTTCCCGACGAGGAGGCCCTCCGGGCCGCGCTCGCCGCCGCCACCGCGTGGCGCGCGGAATTCGAGCGGTCTCGGGCAGGTCGGCTGCTCGGGCGCTGGCGGAGCTGGCGCGACCGATCGACCCGGTGGCGCCGCCGGACCGCCAGTCGCTGA
- a CDS encoding acyltransferase produces MRALSRDPGIDALRAGAALSVLAIHSGLFTHGRPTTGVPGGDAVRYALWAHLDVGVDVFFALSGYLVAGPFLRRLLDGRPLPDLRRYLIRRALRILPAYWVALAAITFVPFVPWPWWQWALHVLLLQNPFPGQLSRGLGIAWTLHVEVVFYLLVPAVCYLVRRRTGPRPIAPGRIVAVLGWGLLASMVFTVAVAFVGDEAQSVWSRPLRLSVPAAFSLFVPGMLLAIARSPAAATAWPRLPDILGQLARPRRLALVTVVVTVLVLGLNAVPALAVQDSRRLLRSVLGALVLAWLTSGRSHGRLVRGLAPLGVVSYGIYLWHFVAQRDLQLYDVFRGSTGELGFVVNVAVVLIVTLPLAAVSWFAIERPALRLAGLVAHRIDAEGPTGSPTQMTAAPVRKVDTPARSAR; encoded by the coding sequence TTGAGGGCCCTCAGCCGCGACCCGGGGATCGACGCGCTGCGCGCCGGTGCCGCGCTGTCCGTGCTGGCCATCCACAGCGGCTTGTTCACGCACGGGCGTCCCACGACAGGAGTGCCGGGTGGTGATGCGGTCCGCTATGCGTTGTGGGCGCACCTCGACGTCGGCGTCGACGTGTTCTTCGCGCTGTCCGGCTACCTGGTGGCTGGACCGTTCTTGCGACGACTGCTCGACGGGCGGCCGCTGCCGGACCTGCGTCGCTACCTGATCCGTCGAGCGCTGCGGATCCTTCCGGCGTACTGGGTGGCCCTCGCCGCGATCACCTTCGTGCCCTTCGTCCCTTGGCCCTGGTGGCAGTGGGCCCTGCACGTCCTGCTCCTGCAGAATCCCTTCCCCGGCCAGTTGTCGCGGGGTCTCGGCATCGCGTGGACGCTGCACGTGGAGGTCGTCTTCTACCTGCTCGTGCCGGCCGTCTGCTACCTGGTCCGCAGGCGGACAGGACCCCGGCCGATCGCACCCGGGCGGATCGTCGCCGTGCTCGGGTGGGGGCTGTTGGCGTCGATGGTCTTCACAGTCGCGGTGGCGTTCGTGGGCGACGAGGCGCAGAGCGTCTGGTCGCGGCCGCTGCGGTTGTCCGTGCCGGCTGCGTTCTCCCTGTTCGTTCCTGGAATGCTGCTCGCGATCGCCAGGAGCCCAGCGGCCGCGACCGCGTGGCCTCGCCTGCCGGACATCCTCGGCCAGCTGGCCCGGCCCCGCCGGTTGGCGCTGGTCACCGTGGTCGTCACCGTGCTGGTTCTCGGCCTCAACGCCGTGCCCGCGCTGGCGGTGCAGGACAGCCGACGTCTGCTCAGGTCGGTCCTGGGTGCGCTCGTCCTCGCCTGGCTGACGTCGGGCCGCAGCCACGGCCGCCTCGTGCGCGGCCTCGCCCCGCTCGGCGTCGTGTCCTACGGGATCTACCTCTGGCACTTCGTCGCCCAGCGGGACCTGCAGCTCTACGACGTCTTCCGTGGGTCCACCGGCGAGCTGGGCTTCGTGGTCAACGTCGCGGTCGTCCTGATCGTCACCCTGCCACTGGCCGCGGTCAGCTGGTTCGCCATCGAGCGGCCCGCGCTCCGGCTCGCCGGCCTCGTGGCCCACCGGATCGATGCCGAGGGCCCAACAGGGTCACCCACTCAGATGACCGCCGCACCCGTCCGGAAAGTCGACACCCCGGCTCGCAGCGCGCGGTAA
- a CDS encoding glycosyltransferase — translation MSTIAAAGPHVDSVARAEDIMLVPSAAPAASVVICAYGQLELTLRCLESIAARPPRLAYEVIVVDDASPDETADVLAHVRHLRLLRSEVNVGFLRSANRGAAEARGDHVVLLNNDTEVTVGWLDELVDTADADPTIGVVGARLVYPDRRLQEAGGIVWSNGHGWNYGRGAGPDGGEFSYRRDVDYCSGAALLVRRSVWEALEGFDPAFEPAYYEDTDLCFRARERGWRVVYQPRATVFHHEGASHGTDIAVGGKVHQVRNHQVFLERWAHRLAEQQTDDPANVVRARDRRTGPRVLVVDDRVPTPDEDSGSQRMWHLLEILAELGCVITVVPVDEQVRQPWLDRLQQRGVEVLYGPTDLTSHLRSLGPFLSLVVLSRPANAVRFLPLIRQFATDATVVYDTVDLHFVRLEREAALTVDAGTARATARLAATMRELELAATRDADLTFVVSEEERGLLQASAPDADIVVVSNVHERLAPAPGPAGRSGLLLVGNFEHQPNVDCATFLVHDVLPLVLAACPGTKLRLVGSRMPTELLELHGGAVDVLGWVDDLTAVHDESRVMVAPLRFGAGVKGKVGDALRRGLPVATSMVGAEGMGLVDGVHALIADGAEETAAAVVRLLDDDALWSSMSRNGMEHVAQRMSPAAAAAALAAALGRHGVFGR, via the coding sequence ATGTCCACCATCGCCGCGGCCGGTCCGCACGTCGACTCGGTGGCGCGGGCCGAGGACATCATGCTGGTGCCTTCGGCGGCACCGGCGGCCTCCGTGGTGATCTGCGCGTACGGTCAGCTGGAGCTCACCCTGCGCTGCCTCGAGTCGATCGCCGCCCGTCCCCCGCGACTGGCCTACGAGGTGATCGTCGTCGACGACGCGTCGCCCGACGAAACAGCCGACGTCCTGGCCCACGTCCGCCACCTGAGACTGCTGCGCAGCGAGGTCAACGTCGGCTTCCTCCGCAGTGCCAACCGCGGCGCGGCCGAAGCGCGCGGCGACCACGTGGTCCTGCTCAACAACGACACGGAGGTCACCGTCGGGTGGCTGGACGAGCTCGTGGACACAGCGGATGCCGACCCCACGATCGGGGTCGTCGGCGCGCGCCTGGTCTACCCGGACCGTCGCCTGCAGGAGGCAGGGGGCATCGTCTGGAGCAACGGGCACGGGTGGAACTACGGCCGCGGCGCGGGTCCTGACGGTGGGGAGTTCTCCTACCGCCGCGACGTCGACTACTGCTCGGGCGCAGCCCTCCTCGTACGACGGAGCGTCTGGGAGGCGTTGGAGGGCTTCGACCCTGCCTTCGAGCCCGCCTACTACGAGGACACCGACCTGTGCTTCCGGGCCCGCGAGCGGGGTTGGCGAGTGGTCTACCAGCCCCGGGCAACGGTGTTCCACCACGAAGGGGCCTCCCACGGCACCGACATCGCCGTCGGTGGCAAGGTGCATCAGGTCCGCAACCACCAGGTGTTCCTGGAGCGCTGGGCTCACCGGCTGGCCGAGCAGCAGACCGACGACCCGGCCAACGTCGTCCGCGCCAGGGACAGACGCACCGGTCCGCGCGTGCTGGTGGTCGACGACCGGGTGCCCACGCCGGACGAGGACTCAGGGTCGCAGCGCATGTGGCACCTGCTCGAGATCCTCGCGGAGCTGGGCTGCGTCATCACCGTCGTCCCCGTCGACGAACAGGTCCGACAGCCATGGCTCGACCGGTTGCAGCAACGCGGTGTCGAGGTGCTCTACGGGCCGACCGACCTGACGAGTCACCTTCGCTCCCTGGGGCCGTTTCTCAGCCTGGTGGTGCTGAGCCGTCCAGCCAACGCGGTGCGGTTCCTGCCGCTCATACGACAGTTCGCGACTGACGCGACCGTGGTCTACGACACCGTCGATCTCCACTTCGTCCGCCTCGAGCGCGAGGCAGCGCTGACCGTCGACGCCGGCACGGCTCGTGCCACGGCTCGACTGGCGGCCACCATGCGCGAGCTGGAGCTGGCGGCCACCCGCGACGCCGACCTGACCTTCGTGGTCAGCGAGGAGGAGCGCGGCCTGCTGCAGGCATCCGCTCCCGACGCGGACATCGTGGTGGTGTCCAACGTCCACGAGCGGCTCGCGCCCGCGCCAGGGCCGGCCGGCCGCTCGGGTCTGCTGCTCGTCGGCAACTTCGAGCACCAGCCCAACGTGGATTGCGCGACGTTCCTGGTGCACGACGTGCTGCCGCTCGTGCTGGCCGCCTGCCCCGGCACGAAGCTGCGGCTGGTGGGGAGCCGGATGCCGACGGAGCTGCTCGAGCTGCACGGCGGCGCCGTGGACGTGCTCGGGTGGGTGGACGACCTGACGGCGGTGCACGACGAGAGCCGGGTCATGGTGGCCCCCTTGCGCTTCGGAGCCGGTGTGAAGGGCAAGGTCGGGGACGCCCTGCGCCGTGGCCTGCCCGTCGCCACGTCGATGGTGGGAGCGGAAGGCATGGGTCTGGTGGACGGCGTCCACGCGCTGATCGCCGACGGCGCCGAGGAGACCGCCGCGGCGGTCGTGCGGCTGCTCGACGACGACGCATTGTGGTCGAGTATGTCGCGGAATGGGATGGAGCACGTCGCGCAGCGGATGTCGCCCGCCGCCGCCGCCGCCGCGCTCGCCGCCGCGCTCGGCCGACACGGCGTCTTCGGTCGTTGA
- a CDS encoding acyltransferase produces MTSALAETTNRARPRDDERSGWLDGIRGLAAVLVLVAHASRLSVPESRRAAWTPLEALLGQAGVVLFFVLSGYLIGRMWVSDRPTPSLRSYAVRRALRIWPAYALAYLATVLLLSPDDVRSTAQWVLHLLLLHSWWPGEYVAVFPIGWTLGVEAMFYVVAPWLPRSARALGLLWLASAALGLVGGVLAPAASDPSGWVGPLRYSLPPLLCLFCPGILVAMRPAWLDGLRQRELLSLSIAAPALVLAVFLSRQEPVWLRDLHYQALAVAFGIALLHAVDRPPGAPWLLRPMASLGVVSYGIYLWHNTLMNVLIHSGVRAPGGDWAAAAALLMVATLPVAALSWVVVERPALSLARRLTAGSPPLSPAAQPTGSETR; encoded by the coding sequence ATGACGAGCGCCCTGGCCGAGACGACGAACCGTGCTCGGCCGCGCGACGACGAGCGCTCCGGTTGGTTGGACGGAATCCGGGGCCTGGCTGCGGTGCTGGTGCTCGTGGCGCACGCCTCCCGGCTGAGCGTTCCTGAGAGTCGTCGAGCTGCGTGGACCCCGCTCGAGGCGCTGCTGGGTCAAGCAGGTGTCGTGCTGTTCTTCGTCCTCTCCGGCTACCTGATCGGACGGATGTGGGTCAGCGATCGCCCCACGCCCTCCCTGCGCTCCTACGCCGTCCGCAGGGCCTTGCGGATCTGGCCGGCCTATGCGCTGGCCTACCTGGCCACGGTGCTGCTCCTCAGTCCCGACGACGTCCGGTCGACCGCGCAGTGGGTCCTGCACCTGCTGCTGCTGCACAGCTGGTGGCCCGGTGAGTACGTCGCGGTGTTCCCCATCGGCTGGACGCTCGGGGTGGAGGCGATGTTCTACGTCGTCGCCCCGTGGCTCCCGCGGTCCGCCCGTGCGCTTGGCCTGCTCTGGCTGGCGAGCGCAGCCCTGGGCCTTGTCGGTGGGGTGCTCGCGCCCGCGGCGTCGGACCCGAGCGGCTGGGTCGGCCCGCTGCGCTACAGCCTGCCGCCGTTGCTGTGCCTGTTCTGTCCCGGGATCCTCGTGGCGATGCGACCCGCTTGGCTCGACGGGCTCCGACAGCGCGAGCTGCTCAGCCTCTCGATCGCCGCCCCCGCGCTCGTGTTGGCCGTCTTCCTGAGCCGACAGGAACCGGTCTGGCTTCGGGACCTGCACTACCAGGCCCTCGCCGTGGCTTTCGGCATCGCCCTGCTGCATGCAGTCGACCGGCCCCCCGGAGCACCATGGCTGCTGCGACCCATGGCATCGCTCGGGGTGGTCTCCTACGGGATCTACCTGTGGCACAACACCCTGATGAACGTCCTCATCCACAGCGGCGTGCGCGCGCCCGGCGGTGACTGGGCAGCGGCGGCGGCGTTGCTGATGGTCGCGACGTTGCCGGTCGCGGCCTTGTCCTGGGTCGTGGTGGAGCGCCCGGCGCTCTCGTTGGCTCGCAGGCTCACCGCCGGGTCGCCGCCCCTGAGCCCGGCGGCGCAGCCAACCGGGTCGGAGACCAGATGA
- a CDS encoding GMC family oxidoreductase codes for MDYDVVVIGSGFGGSVAALRLTEKGYRVAVLEAGQRFTPETLPKTSWDLKRFLWAPALGLKGMQRITWLKDVVVLSGAGVGGGSLVYANTLYQPPASFFADPQWAHITDWYDELAPHYDQAKRMLGVVEQPATTAADRVVQEVAEEMGVGHTYRRTPVGVYFGTAGKEVEDPYFGGAGPRRTGCTHCGDCMIGCRIGAKNRLDLNYLYLAEQGGATVLPETTVTAVRPLADGGYVVESRATGSRRTTRKTTTAQHVVFAAGALGTQRLLLEMRDSGVLPRISRTLGTLTRTNSEALLGAMAPKSAGTDFTKGVAITSSFHPDEHTHIEPVRYGKGSNAMGLLSTMLVDGGGRVPRPLKFLGQVVRHPWLFAQSLSVSRWSERTIIALVMQNLDNSLTVTRTKRGRLTTGPGHGEPNPTWIPVGHDAVRRMADKIGGHPGGTLGDIANVPMTAHVIGGAVIGADADEGVVDGYHRVFGHDGLHVVDGAALSANLGVNPSLSITAQAERAFSLWPNKGEHDPRPELGTPYRRVEPVEPHRPAVPASAPGALRLSITPV; via the coding sequence GTGGACTACGACGTCGTCGTCATCGGCTCCGGCTTCGGTGGGAGCGTCGCTGCCCTGCGGCTCACGGAGAAGGGCTACCGCGTCGCGGTCCTCGAGGCCGGCCAGCGCTTCACCCCCGAGACGTTGCCGAAGACCTCCTGGGACCTCAAGCGCTTCCTGTGGGCACCGGCCCTCGGCCTCAAGGGGATGCAGCGCATCACCTGGCTCAAGGACGTCGTCGTCCTGTCGGGCGCGGGAGTCGGCGGCGGCAGCCTCGTCTACGCCAACACCCTCTACCAGCCGCCGGCGTCGTTCTTCGCCGACCCGCAGTGGGCCCACATCACCGACTGGTACGACGAGCTCGCCCCCCACTACGACCAGGCCAAGCGGATGCTCGGCGTCGTCGAGCAGCCCGCGACGACGGCGGCCGACCGGGTCGTCCAGGAGGTCGCCGAGGAGATGGGCGTCGGACACACCTACCGGCGTACTCCTGTGGGGGTCTACTTCGGCACCGCCGGCAAGGAGGTCGAGGACCCCTACTTCGGCGGCGCCGGCCCTCGCCGCACCGGCTGCACGCACTGCGGCGACTGCATGATCGGCTGCCGGATCGGGGCGAAGAACCGCCTCGACCTCAACTACCTCTACCTCGCGGAGCAGGGCGGTGCGACGGTCCTGCCCGAGACGACCGTGACGGCCGTGCGCCCCCTCGCCGACGGCGGCTACGTCGTCGAGTCGCGCGCCACCGGATCCCGTCGTACGACGAGGAAGACCACGACCGCGCAGCACGTCGTGTTCGCGGCGGGCGCCCTCGGCACTCAGCGACTGCTGCTCGAGATGCGCGACTCCGGCGTCCTGCCGCGGATCAGTCGCACGCTCGGCACGCTGACCCGCACCAACTCCGAGGCGCTGCTCGGTGCGATGGCCCCCAAGAGCGCGGGCACCGACTTCACCAAGGGCGTCGCGATCACGAGCAGCTTCCACCCCGACGAGCACACCCACATCGAGCCGGTCCGCTACGGCAAGGGCAGCAACGCGATGGGGCTGCTGTCGACGATGCTCGTCGACGGCGGCGGCCGGGTGCCGCGACCGCTGAAGTTCCTCGGCCAGGTCGTGCGCCACCCGTGGCTGTTCGCGCAGAGCCTATCGGTCAGCCGCTGGAGCGAGCGCACGATCATCGCGCTGGTCATGCAGAACCTCGACAACTCCCTCACCGTCACCCGCACCAAGCGGGGCCGGCTCACGACCGGCCCCGGCCACGGCGAGCCCAACCCGACCTGGATCCCGGTCGGCCACGACGCCGTCCGCCGGATGGCCGACAAGATCGGTGGTCACCCGGGCGGGACCCTCGGCGACATCGCCAACGTCCCGATGACCGCCCACGTCATCGGTGGCGCGGTCATCGGCGCCGACGCCGACGAGGGTGTCGTCGACGGCTACCACCGCGTCTTCGGCCACGACGGCCTGCACGTCGTCGACGGCGCCGCGCTGTCGGCCAACCTCGGGGTCAACCCGTCGCTGTCCATCACGGCGCAGGCCGAGCGCGCCTTCAGCCTGTGGCCCAACAAGGGCGAGCACGACCCACGACCGGAGCTCGGCACGCCGTACCGCCGCGTCGAGCCCGTCGAGCCGCACCGCCCCGCGGTGCCGGCCAGCGCCCCGGGCGCGCTGCGGCTGTCGATCACGCCCGTCTGA
- a CDS encoding TetR family transcriptional regulator, translating into MPGRKVPEAERREQLLAACFAVARRDGLDAVTARAVAVEAGASPGLVFFHFGSMDALLAAMMTSLLDGALDAAVTPALAALAPHDRLREMVRVELEGIPEQREAVELLLAAWFVGRELRGLISDALEGYRRVFEPVCAEAAGGDGRALAAVVVALVQGAAFTAVRDPAAFDAAAVDAALALLP; encoded by the coding sequence GTGCCAGGTCGCAAGGTGCCGGAGGCGGAGCGCCGGGAGCAGCTGCTCGCTGCCTGCTTCGCGGTGGCCCGCCGTGACGGGCTGGACGCGGTGACCGCGCGAGCCGTGGCCGTCGAGGCGGGCGCCTCCCCCGGCCTGGTCTTCTTCCACTTCGGCTCGATGGACGCGCTGCTCGCCGCGATGATGACCTCGCTGCTCGACGGGGCGCTGGACGCCGCGGTGACCCCTGCGCTCGCCGCCCTCGCACCCCACGACCGGCTGCGCGAGATGGTCCGGGTCGAGCTCGAGGGCATCCCCGAGCAGCGCGAGGCCGTCGAGCTGCTGCTGGCCGCGTGGTTCGTCGGCCGCGAGCTGCGCGGCCTCATCAGCGACGCGCTCGAGGGCTACCGCCGGGTCTTCGAGCCGGTCTGCGCCGAGGCGGCCGGCGGTGACGGCCGAGCCCTCGCCGCGGTCGTCGTCGCCCTGGTGCAGGGCGCCGCCTTCACCGCGGTCCGCGACCCTGCGGCCTTCGACGCCGCGGCCGTCGACGCCGCGCTCGCCCTGCTGCCCTGA
- a CDS encoding ABC transporter ATP-binding protein, producing the protein MRTGRGDGGHPFIMLQRTGDRGPTGWRTAVALSAHGVSKQFATFQHRPTQFKERILRKAVVGREFWALRDVSTEVQPGETVGLIGANGSGKSTLLKIFGGILQPTTGQVRVRGRIASLLELGAGFNGELSGRENVYLNAAMLGLTRREVDRLFDDIIAFAELEDFVDGAVKHYSSGMYVRLGFAVAVHVDPDVLLVDEVLAVGDEPFAAKCLAKIAEFQDEGRTILCVSHSLEMIQEMCSRALVLSHGNLIHDGPATEGIQVLRATFSTAMTPTTVSAAQPGVDLLGIDVVDSSGAVHYEARPGDTVQVRVHLRSAAACTAVVRVVVTGHFDLAIFVLSTPSAVALPAGESAVLFAVPALPAVEGTFSLAVGIEDARTGAALGAARFEHRLHVRSGHGYGLLGVPHTGALLTER; encoded by the coding sequence GTGCGGACCGGCCGCGGCGATGGTGGACATCCATTCATTATGCTGCAGCGAACCGGCGACCGAGGGCCGACCGGCTGGAGGACTGCAGTGGCACTGAGCGCACACGGCGTCAGCAAGCAGTTCGCCACTTTCCAGCATCGGCCAACCCAGTTCAAAGAGCGCATCCTCCGCAAGGCAGTGGTGGGCCGCGAGTTCTGGGCGCTGCGCGACGTGTCGACCGAGGTTCAGCCCGGCGAGACGGTCGGCCTGATCGGGGCGAACGGTTCCGGGAAGAGCACGCTTCTGAAGATCTTCGGTGGGATCCTGCAGCCCACGACAGGCCAGGTCCGCGTGCGCGGTCGCATCGCCTCGCTGCTCGAGCTCGGTGCGGGCTTCAACGGGGAGCTGAGCGGCAGGGAGAACGTGTACCTCAACGCAGCGATGCTCGGCCTCACGCGTCGGGAGGTGGACCGCCTCTTCGACGACATCATCGCCTTCGCCGAGCTGGAGGACTTCGTCGACGGCGCCGTCAAGCACTACTCGTCGGGCATGTACGTGCGGCTCGGCTTCGCCGTCGCCGTGCACGTCGACCCGGACGTGCTGCTGGTGGACGAGGTCCTCGCGGTCGGCGACGAGCCGTTCGCAGCCAAGTGCCTCGCGAAGATCGCGGAGTTCCAGGACGAGGGCCGGACCATCTTGTGCGTGAGTCACTCGCTCGAGATGATCCAGGAGATGTGCAGCCGGGCTCTCGTCCTCAGCCACGGGAACCTGATCCACGACGGGCCGGCCACGGAGGGCATCCAGGTCCTGCGGGCGACCTTCAGCACGGCCATGACCCCCACCACCGTGTCCGCCGCGCAACCGGGCGTCGACCTGCTCGGGATCGACGTCGTGGACAGTTCGGGCGCGGTCCACTACGAGGCCCGTCCCGGTGACACCGTGCAGGTCCGGGTTCACCTGCGCTCCGCAGCCGCCTGCACGGCCGTCGTCCGCGTCGTGGTGACCGGGCACTTCGACCTGGCCATCTTCGTGCTCAGCACGCCGAGCGCGGTGGCACTACCGGCAGGCGAGTCGGCGGTGCTGTTCGCGGTCCCGGCGCTGCCTGCCGTAGAAGGAACCTTCTCGCTTGCCGTCGGCATCGAGGACGCCCGGACCGGCGCGGCACTCGGCGCGGCGCGCTTCGAGCACCGTCTGCACGTGCGCAGCGGGCACGGGTACGGCTTGCTCGGCGTACCGCATACCGGAGCGCTGCTGACGGAGCGGTAG
- a CDS encoding ABC transporter permease: protein MVQPLPATSARHRAALADERESAQNRIRWELLVQLVRTDLKVKYQGSVLGFAWSLANPLLLMTIYYVIFTKLFDNGIEGYAIYLMAGLLPFTAFSQAVTAATQSVTSSAGLVKKVRFPRMVLPMASVGFAMTQFLLQLVLLVVLVLAFSPARIGPELLFAIPALALLVLFSTALAVLVSALNVRYRDTSHFVEIAMIVWLWANPIVYPAGYAKTELDTYHAFWAYFLNPMATVVTTFQRAVFNQPYYTAPDGSRALTLPDAGYAFYVRNLVLGFVITALLLLLARRVFTRMQPHFAEQL from the coding sequence GTGGTCCAGCCGCTTCCCGCCACCTCGGCCCGGCATCGAGCGGCGCTCGCCGACGAACGGGAGTCGGCTCAGAACAGGATCCGCTGGGAGCTGCTCGTCCAGCTCGTCCGTACAGACCTCAAGGTCAAGTACCAAGGCTCCGTGCTCGGCTTCGCCTGGTCGCTCGCCAACCCGCTGCTGCTGATGACCATCTACTACGTCATCTTCACGAAGCTCTTCGACAACGGCATCGAGGGCTACGCGATCTACCTGATGGCGGGGCTGCTTCCGTTCACCGCGTTCAGCCAGGCGGTCACGGCCGCGACGCAGAGCGTCACATCGAGCGCTGGGCTGGTGAAGAAGGTGCGGTTCCCGCGCATGGTCCTCCCCATGGCGTCGGTCGGCTTCGCGATGACCCAGTTCCTGCTGCAGCTCGTGCTGCTCGTCGTCCTCGTCCTCGCGTTCAGCCCGGCGCGGATCGGCCCTGAGCTGCTCTTCGCGATTCCTGCCCTCGCGCTGCTGGTGCTGTTCAGCACAGCCCTGGCGGTGTTGGTGAGCGCCCTCAACGTGCGCTACCGCGACACCAGCCACTTCGTCGAGATCGCCATGATCGTCTGGCTGTGGGCGAACCCGATCGTCTACCCAGCCGGCTACGCCAAGACCGAGCTGGACACCTACCACGCCTTCTGGGCCTACTTCCTCAACCCGATGGCGACCGTCGTCACGACGTTCCAGCGCGCCGTCTTCAACCAGCCCTACTACACGGCGCCGGACGGCAGCAGGGCGTTGACGCTGCCCGATGCGGGATATGCGTTCTACGTGCGCAACCTCGTCCTCGGCTTTGTCATCACCGCCCTCCTCCTGCTGCTCGCGCGTCGTGTCTTCACCAGGATGCAACCGCACTTCGCCGAGCAGCTGTGA